A window of the Chionomys nivalis chromosome 25, mChiNiv1.1, whole genome shotgun sequence genome harbors these coding sequences:
- the Bloc1s1 gene encoding biogenesis of lysosome-related organelles complex 1 subunit 1 produces MLSRLLKEHQAKQNERKELQEKRRREAISAATCLTEALVDHLNVGVAQAYMNQRKLDHEVKTLQVQAAQFAKQTGQWIGMVENFNQALKEIGDVENWARSIELDMRTIATALEYVYKGQLQSAPSS; encoded by the exons ATGCTGTCCCGCCTGCTCAAAGAACATCAAGCCAAGCAGAACGAACGCAAGGAGCTGCAGG aGAAGAGGAGGCGAGAGGCCATCAGTGCAGCGACCTGCCTGACCGAAGCTTTGGTGGATCACCTCAATGTGGG TGTGGCCCAGGCCTACATGAACCAGAGGAAGCTGGACCATGAGGTGAAGACCCTACAGGTCCAGGCTGCCCAGTTTGCCAAGCAGACAGGCCAGTGGATTGGAATGGTGGAGAACTTCAACCAGGCACTTAAG gaAATTGGGGATGTGGAGAACTGGGCTCGGAGCATCGAGCTGGACATGCGCACCATTGCCACAGCACTGGAATATGTCTACAAAGGGCAGCTGCAGTCTGCACCGTCATCctag
- the Rdh5 gene encoding retinol dehydrogenase 5 isoform X2 encodes MKKLHTLCACLPALPRVLWLLRDRQRLPASDAFIFITGCDSGFGRLLALQLDQKGFQVLASCLTPSGAEDLQQMASSRLHTTLLDVTDPQNVQQVAKWVKTHVGETGLFGLVNNAGVAGVIGPTPWLTRDDFQRVLNVNTLGPVGVTLALLPLLQQARGRVVNITSVLGRLAANGGGYCVSKFGLEAFSDSLRRDVAPFGVKVSIVEPGFFRTPVTSLESLENTLKSCWARLPPATRAHYGETFLTSYLQVQRRVMNLICDPDLAKVTSCLEHALTARHPRTRYSPGWDAKLLWLPASYLPAGLVDAVLTRVLPRPAQSIS; translated from the exons ATGAAAAAGCTTCACACgttgtgtgcctgcctgcctgctttgcCCAGAG TGCTGTGGTTGCTCAGAGACCGGCAGAGACTGCCTGCCAGCGATGCTTTCATCTTCATCACTGGCTGTGACTCGGGCTTTGGGCGCCTTCTGGCACTGCAACTTGACCAGAAAGGCTTCCAAGTCCTGGCCAGCTGCCTGACCCCCTCTGGGGCAGAAGACCTACAGCAGATGGCCTCCTCCCGCCTCCACACAACACTGCTGGATGTCACCGATCCCCAGAACGTCCAGCAGGTTGCCAAGTGGGTAAAGACACACGTTGGAGAAACTG GGCTTTTTGGTCTGGTGAATAACGCTGGCGTGGCTGGTGTCATCGGGCCTACACCATGGCTGACAAGGGATGACTTCCAGCGCGTGCTGAATGTGAACACACTGGGTCCCGTCGGGGTCACCCTCGCCCTGCTGCCTCTGCTACAGCAGGCCCGGGGCCGGGTGGTCAACATCACCAGCGTCCTAGGTCGTCTAGCAGCCAATGGCGGGGGCTACTGTGTTTCCAAGTTTGGCCTGGAGGCCTTCTCGGACAGCCTGAG GCGGGACGTGGCTCCATTTGGAGTAAAAGTCTCCATCGTGGAGCCTGGCTTCTTCAGAACCCCTGTGACCAGCCTGGAGAGTCTGGAAAACACACTGAAGTCTTGCTGGGCCCGGCTACCACCGGCGACACGGGCCCATTACGGGGAAACCTTCCTCACTTCTT ATCTCCAAGTGCAGCGCCGGGTCATGAACCTGATCTGTGACCCAGACCTGGCGAAGGTGACCAGCTGCCTGGAGCATGCCCTGACTGCTCGTCACCCCCGAACCCGCTACAGCCCGGGCTGGGATGCCAAGCTGCTCTGGCTGCCTGCCTCCTACCTTCCGGCCGGCCTGGTGGACGCTGTGCTCACCCGGGTCCTTCCCCGGCCTGCACAGTCAATCTCCTGA
- the Rdh5 gene encoding retinol dehydrogenase 5 isoform X1 — MKKLHTLCACLPALPRVLWLLRDRQRLPASDAFIFITGCDSGFGRLLALQLDQKGFQVLASCLTPSGAEDLQQMASSRLHTTLLDVTDPQNVQQVAKWVKTHVGETGLFGLVNNAGVAGVIGPTPWLTRDDFQRVLNVNTLGPVGVTLALLPLLQQARGRVVNITSVLGRLAANGGGYCVSKFGLEAFSDSLRRDVAPFGVKVSIVEPGFFRTPVTSLESLENTLKSCWARLPPATRAHYGETFLTSYTDLQVQRRVMNLICDPDLAKVTSCLEHALTARHPRTRYSPGWDAKLLWLPASYLPAGLVDAVLTRVLPRPAQSIS, encoded by the exons ATGAAAAAGCTTCACACgttgtgtgcctgcctgcctgctttgcCCAGAG TGCTGTGGTTGCTCAGAGACCGGCAGAGACTGCCTGCCAGCGATGCTTTCATCTTCATCACTGGCTGTGACTCGGGCTTTGGGCGCCTTCTGGCACTGCAACTTGACCAGAAAGGCTTCCAAGTCCTGGCCAGCTGCCTGACCCCCTCTGGGGCAGAAGACCTACAGCAGATGGCCTCCTCCCGCCTCCACACAACACTGCTGGATGTCACCGATCCCCAGAACGTCCAGCAGGTTGCCAAGTGGGTAAAGACACACGTTGGAGAAACTG GGCTTTTTGGTCTGGTGAATAACGCTGGCGTGGCTGGTGTCATCGGGCCTACACCATGGCTGACAAGGGATGACTTCCAGCGCGTGCTGAATGTGAACACACTGGGTCCCGTCGGGGTCACCCTCGCCCTGCTGCCTCTGCTACAGCAGGCCCGGGGCCGGGTGGTCAACATCACCAGCGTCCTAGGTCGTCTAGCAGCCAATGGCGGGGGCTACTGTGTTTCCAAGTTTGGCCTGGAGGCCTTCTCGGACAGCCTGAG GCGGGACGTGGCTCCATTTGGAGTAAAAGTCTCCATCGTGGAGCCTGGCTTCTTCAGAACCCCTGTGACCAGCCTGGAGAGTCTGGAAAACACACTGAAGTCTTGCTGGGCCCGGCTACCACCGGCGACACGGGCCCATTACGGGGAAACCTTCCTCACTTCTT ATACAGATCTCCAAGTGCAGCGCCGGGTCATGAACCTGATCTGTGACCCAGACCTGGCGAAGGTGACCAGCTGCCTGGAGCATGCCCTGACTGCTCGTCACCCCCGAACCCGCTACAGCCCGGGCTGGGATGCCAAGCTGCTCTGGCTGCCTGCCTCCTACCTTCCGGCCGGCCTGGTGGACGCTGTGCTCACCCGGGTCCTTCCCCGGCCTGCACAGTCAATCTCCTGA
- the Rdh5 gene encoding retinol dehydrogenase 5 isoform X4: protein MWLPLLLGALLGAVLWLLRDRQRLPASDAFIFITGCDSGFGRLLALQLDQKGFQVLASCLTPSGAEDLQQMASSRLHTTLLDVTDPQNVQQVAKWVKTHVGETGLFGLVNNAGVAGVIGPTPWLTRDDFQRVLNVNTLGPVGVTLALLPLLQQARGRVVNITSVLGRLAANGGGYCVSKFGLEAFSDSLRRDVAPFGVKVSIVEPGFFRTPVTSLESLENTLKSCWARLPPATRAHYGETFLTSYLQVQRRVMNLICDPDLAKVTSCLEHALTARHPRTRYSPGWDAKLLWLPASYLPAGLVDAVLTRVLPRPAQSIS from the exons atgtggctgcctctgctcctggGTGCCTTGCTGGGGGCAGTGCTGTGGTTGCTCAGAGACCGGCAGAGACTGCCTGCCAGCGATGCTTTCATCTTCATCACTGGCTGTGACTCGGGCTTTGGGCGCCTTCTGGCACTGCAACTTGACCAGAAAGGCTTCCAAGTCCTGGCCAGCTGCCTGACCCCCTCTGGGGCAGAAGACCTACAGCAGATGGCCTCCTCCCGCCTCCACACAACACTGCTGGATGTCACCGATCCCCAGAACGTCCAGCAGGTTGCCAAGTGGGTAAAGACACACGTTGGAGAAACTG GGCTTTTTGGTCTGGTGAATAACGCTGGCGTGGCTGGTGTCATCGGGCCTACACCATGGCTGACAAGGGATGACTTCCAGCGCGTGCTGAATGTGAACACACTGGGTCCCGTCGGGGTCACCCTCGCCCTGCTGCCTCTGCTACAGCAGGCCCGGGGCCGGGTGGTCAACATCACCAGCGTCCTAGGTCGTCTAGCAGCCAATGGCGGGGGCTACTGTGTTTCCAAGTTTGGCCTGGAGGCCTTCTCGGACAGCCTGAG GCGGGACGTGGCTCCATTTGGAGTAAAAGTCTCCATCGTGGAGCCTGGCTTCTTCAGAACCCCTGTGACCAGCCTGGAGAGTCTGGAAAACACACTGAAGTCTTGCTGGGCCCGGCTACCACCGGCGACACGGGCCCATTACGGGGAAACCTTCCTCACTTCTT ATCTCCAAGTGCAGCGCCGGGTCATGAACCTGATCTGTGACCCAGACCTGGCGAAGGTGACCAGCTGCCTGGAGCATGCCCTGACTGCTCGTCACCCCCGAACCCGCTACAGCCCGGGCTGGGATGCCAAGCTGCTCTGGCTGCCTGCCTCCTACCTTCCGGCCGGCCTGGTGGACGCTGTGCTCACCCGGGTCCTTCCCCGGCCTGCACAGTCAATCTCCTGA
- the Rdh5 gene encoding retinol dehydrogenase 5 isoform X3 — MWLPLLLGALLGAVLWLLRDRQRLPASDAFIFITGCDSGFGRLLALQLDQKGFQVLASCLTPSGAEDLQQMASSRLHTTLLDVTDPQNVQQVAKWVKTHVGETGLFGLVNNAGVAGVIGPTPWLTRDDFQRVLNVNTLGPVGVTLALLPLLQQARGRVVNITSVLGRLAANGGGYCVSKFGLEAFSDSLRRDVAPFGVKVSIVEPGFFRTPVTSLESLENTLKSCWARLPPATRAHYGETFLTSYTDLQVQRRVMNLICDPDLAKVTSCLEHALTARHPRTRYSPGWDAKLLWLPASYLPAGLVDAVLTRVLPRPAQSIS; from the exons atgtggctgcctctgctcctggGTGCCTTGCTGGGGGCAGTGCTGTGGTTGCTCAGAGACCGGCAGAGACTGCCTGCCAGCGATGCTTTCATCTTCATCACTGGCTGTGACTCGGGCTTTGGGCGCCTTCTGGCACTGCAACTTGACCAGAAAGGCTTCCAAGTCCTGGCCAGCTGCCTGACCCCCTCTGGGGCAGAAGACCTACAGCAGATGGCCTCCTCCCGCCTCCACACAACACTGCTGGATGTCACCGATCCCCAGAACGTCCAGCAGGTTGCCAAGTGGGTAAAGACACACGTTGGAGAAACTG GGCTTTTTGGTCTGGTGAATAACGCTGGCGTGGCTGGTGTCATCGGGCCTACACCATGGCTGACAAGGGATGACTTCCAGCGCGTGCTGAATGTGAACACACTGGGTCCCGTCGGGGTCACCCTCGCCCTGCTGCCTCTGCTACAGCAGGCCCGGGGCCGGGTGGTCAACATCACCAGCGTCCTAGGTCGTCTAGCAGCCAATGGCGGGGGCTACTGTGTTTCCAAGTTTGGCCTGGAGGCCTTCTCGGACAGCCTGAG GCGGGACGTGGCTCCATTTGGAGTAAAAGTCTCCATCGTGGAGCCTGGCTTCTTCAGAACCCCTGTGACCAGCCTGGAGAGTCTGGAAAACACACTGAAGTCTTGCTGGGCCCGGCTACCACCGGCGACACGGGCCCATTACGGGGAAACCTTCCTCACTTCTT ATACAGATCTCCAAGTGCAGCGCCGGGTCATGAACCTGATCTGTGACCCAGACCTGGCGAAGGTGACCAGCTGCCTGGAGCATGCCCTGACTGCTCGTCACCCCCGAACCCGCTACAGCCCGGGCTGGGATGCCAAGCTGCTCTGGCTGCCTGCCTCCTACCTTCCGGCCGGCCTGGTGGACGCTGTGCTCACCCGGGTCCTTCCCCGGCCTGCACAGTCAATCTCCTGA
- the Cd63 gene encoding CD63 antigen, which produces MAVEGGMKCVKFLLYVLLLAFCACAVGLIAVGVAAQVFLNQTISQETTPASLLPVVIIAVGAFLFLVAFVGCCGACKENSCLMITFAVFLSLIVLVEVAVAIAGYVFRDKVESEFSKSFQKQMQNYLKDNRTASVLDRWQERFNCCGANNYTDWGTVPGMAKDRVPDSCCLNVTVGCGTDFKLPTIHTQGCVQSMGAELRKNILLVAAVALGIAFVEVLGIIFSCCLVKSIRSGYEVM; this is translated from the exons ATGGCGGTGGAAGGAGGAATGAAGTGTGTCAAGTTCTTGCTCTACGTTCTTCTGCTGGCCTTCTGC GCCTGTGCCGTGGGATTGATTGCAGTTGGTGTAGCAGCTCAGGTTTTCTTGAATCAGACCATCAGCCAGGAGACCACGCCAGCCTCCCTGTTGCCTGTGGTCATCATTGCAGTGGGCGCCTTCCTCTTCCTGGTGGCCTTTGTGGGCTGCTGTGGGGCCTGCAAGGAGAACTCCTGTCTTATGATTACA TTtgctgtcttcctgtctctcatcGTGCTTGTGGAGGTGGCTGTGGCCATTGCTGGCTACGTGTTCAGAGACAAG GTGGAGTCAGAGTTCAGTAAGAGCTtccagaagcagatgcagaattACCTGAAAGACAACAGAACAGCCTCGGTTCTGGACAGGTGGCAGGAGCGA TTTAACTGCTGTGGGGCTAATAACTACACAGACTGGGGGACTGTCCCTGGGATGGCCAAGGACCGAGTCCCCGATTCCTGCTGCCTCAACGTCACTGTGGGCTGTGGGACTGACTTCAAGTTACCCACGATCCATACTCAG GGCTGCGTCCAGAGCATGGGGGCCGAGCTGAGGAAGAATATATTGCTGGTGGCTGCGGTAGCCCTGGGTATTGCTTTTGTGGAG GTCCTGGGAATCATCTTCTCCTGCTGTCTGGTGAAAAGTATCCGAAGTGGCTATGAAGTAATGTAG